A window of Syntrophorhabdaceae bacterium genomic DNA:
TGGTGATCCCGCTTCTCCGGACCGCCTCGAGGAACCTCGTGGTGCCGAGTCCGGTTACGTCTCCCGTATACTCGGGCATATCGAAACTTACCTTCACATGGCTCTGGGCTCCCACATGATATACTTCATCGGGTTTGATATTGTAGATGAGGTTCATGATCTGGCCCGAATCGGTGAGATCGCCATAATGGAGGAACAGCCTTACATCGGGCGTATGAGGGTCGGAGTAGATGTGATCGATGCGCCCTGTATTGAAGGTGCTTGCCCGTCTTATAAGCCCATGAACTTCATATCCCTTGCTTAAAAGAAACTCTGCCAGATAGCTGCCGTCCTGACCGGTAATTCCGGTAATTAATGCACGCTTCATTCTTTACTCCCTTTCTTTTTTTGCCTGCCGGGATTGCTCAATCGGTAATGGAATGGGGGGATGGGGCCGGTGTTACGAGTATGCTACCGCCATTGGCTACCGAAGAAGCCCTAAGAATCGACCTTGTATTCTCTTGAAGAGGCAATCGGCCTCAATGTCCAATGATTTACAGCTCAGACTGATATGCATGGAGGAAATATTCCGCATCCTATCTCAATTGATTTATTGAAATGGATGGGCTACTCCTCCGGTCGTTCTTTTACCTTTTCGTCTCATGGCTTAATCGTACATACTATATCGGCGCATAGCATTTTTGTCAAGAAAAACCCTGCCCTAAAAGCCTGAAAAATAAAGATTCCCATCTCTTTCACGACGCCATTCACCCACCATGACTGAAAACGTAAAAATAGAAAATAAAAAGTGTAATTTTTTAACTATCTTACAAGATAAGGAGCTTCCTCTTCCGGTACCCCCAAGCTCTATCACCGGCCATGAAACCGATGCTTTCCGAAGACCTCACGGCAGAGGACCGGCGTCTCACCCCATCGTTTCTCCCTGCTCCTTTTTTCTTAATCCGGCGTCATCCGGACAACCGCTCAGGTGCCAGCCGACGAGGGCGGAATAATATCGATAGGTCCTTCGGGTCCGCTTTCCCAGGAGCAGGAAAGGCACGCAGGTGAGCACCAGGAGAAAGACCGCAGCCTTGATGAATCGCACAGCTTGAAAGGTCCGGTACTGGAATGGAGGATAATGGGTGCGGATGAATTTATACATGGAAATATTATATTCAATCCTGCCCCTCACCCAATTCTTTCTTACCGTGCTGCCCTGGAGGTGGATTATTCTGGCCCCGGAAAAAAGGACCAACCGAAATCCGGCTTCCCCTATTCTCATGCACAGGTCCGTCTCCTCGAGAAAAAAGAAATATTTTTCATCGAAGCCGCCGACTTTTTCGAAGGCCTCCCTTCTTACGAGAATTGCAGCCCCGATCAGGGATTCAACGTCATAGGCACCGCCGGCACTTGCGTCTTCTCCGGATGCGGATGGCTTCCGGCCTTTTCCCTCCGGTCCGGCTTTGGAAGCTTTCTTGAATAAAAGATTACGAAGTGCTTTCGGGATGATCTCGGATGCCGGTCCCGGAATCTCTGCCCACGATCTCTGGAGACGCATATCAGGATATACGAGCTGGGGCCCGCATATTCCCACGCTTTTATTTCCCCGCATAAAAAGGACAAGCTTCAAGAGTTCACCCTTTATGAGACGGGTGTCGGAATTGAGAAAAAAGATCAATTCCCCCGTGGATTTCCTGAACCCCGAATTTGCGGATGCCCCAAACCCCATATTTGTCTCATTCCGTAGAAAAAGGGCAGAGCCGAACTCCCTCCTCACCATCACCTCAGTGCCGTCCGAGGATGCGTTATCCACTACCACTATTTGTTTAAGAAAAGGAGTGAGAGAGATGTCCTGCTCGATTGATCGGAGCAAATCCCCGAGCAGCTCCTTCGTATCTTTCGTGATTATGATGATCGAGAGAAGGGCAGCATTACCCGCGATATTTCTCCTGTTGTCCTCATGCAACATTTACCGTACCATTCCTGACAGGGGTTCACCGGACCCCTTGAATTTTGCTTCAAACGTTTTATCATACCATAAGCGGATAGGGGAGATTTACGAAAAAATCATCGCCACACGTCGATTTTGAGTCTCGCCTTTCCCGCGACAGTGTGCTAGAATTTCAACAAAAATAGCCGTAGGAGGTAGTGGAATGTTGAAAAAACGTCTTTATTATGGATTTTTCGCCGCTCTGATCGCTCTTCCCTTTGTTATTTCGGCTGGTTGCTCTAAGCCTCCGACCGAGGAGATAGCAAAGGCCGAGAAGGCTGTGGAGGATGCGCGCCAGAAGGAAGCCCCGGCATATGTGCCCGATCTTTTCGCCAAGGCGGATGAATCTCTGAAGAAAGCAAAGGATTTCGTAACCGGAAAAAAATATAAAGAAGCGAAACAGGCAGCCGTAGAGACCGAGGGATTGGCACAGCAGGCTATCACCGCTATCGAGCCGGCCAAGGCAAAGATCAAGGCGGATGCAGACCAGGCCGTCCTGGATATACAGAAGGGCATGGACGAGTTAAAAGCAGCCGTAGAAGGGTCTGCTAAGAAGAAGGCCCTGACCCAGAAGCGTGAGGAGATCCAGGCAATGATCGCGAAATGGGAGGCAGATTTCGCGGCGGCAAAAGAGAAGCTTCAAACGAAGGTGAAAGAGGGCGCGGACAGCCTAAAAGCCATAAAAGAGGATCTGGGCGCGAAGAAAGATGAAGCCATCAGCGCTTTGTCAGGCCCGGCGGCGGCGCCCAAAAAGTAAGGACCCATCAGGATTGGAGATTACGGAGGCTCCCTGTCTCCCGGCACGAGTCATCCCGCCGGGAGAAGACCGGGAGCCTCCGTAATCTTTTTGACGTAACATAATGATATTATACGTAAGCGGCTTGACATTTCGTGTCAGGCCGCTTAACATTTATCAGGGTTAATCGTGCCGGCTATCCACATAAATAGCGGCGAAGGGAGCCGTGCCTTGGGAATAAAGCAGGTTCCATCGAATCTTGGGGACTTACGAAATACCCTCGTGGTGCGCTCCGGAATTGCACTCACCAAAGGCAATCCGTCTAAGTCCGGGGATACGACGGATCGGGCCCTTT
This region includes:
- a CDS encoding glycosyltransferase family 2 protein, with the translated sequence MLHEDNRRNIAGNAALLSIIIITKDTKELLGDLLRSIEQDISLTPFLKQIVVVDNASSDGTEVMVRREFGSALFLRNETNMGFGASANSGFRKSTGELIFFLNSDTRLIKGELLKLVLFMRGNKSVGICGPQLVYPDMRLQRSWAEIPGPASEIIPKALRNLLFKKASKAGPEGKGRKPSASGEDASAGGAYDVESLIGAAILVRREAFEKVGGFDEKYFFFLEETDLCMRIGEAGFRLVLFSGARIIHLQGSTVRKNWVRGRIEYNISMYKFIRTHYPPFQYRTFQAVRFIKAAVFLLVLTCVPFLLLGKRTRRTYRYYSALVGWHLSGCPDDAGLRKKEQGETMG